One genomic window of Chiloscyllium punctatum isolate Juve2018m chromosome 23, sChiPun1.3, whole genome shotgun sequence includes the following:
- the upk2 gene encoding uroplakin-2, which produces MTVLVKAVAGSWGLGADSHSGDEQFPLNLFALFWASLLIGWSWAESCWQRLSLLTVWMKQELGDSQCPSIETSFRLTSQFSLNMKLLILLALSSFTDAGTFNISLANKADNGIVGSVRSMSAIVNLPQCRFSNQEVMVNVTNNTGGPGPEQKSFDNPICRFKRGLISIVSNANDVRQTLNLGYKLTNLQPNTEYDVVYRIGSEESNPLRIMTSSPMDFNNIDVGFSGRSGAMVVITVLLSIAMVVLIIILIVSVFVRT; this is translated from the exons ATGACAGTGTTGGTGAAGGCTGTGGCAGGTTCCTGGGGCTTGGGTGCGGACTCTCATTCAGGAGATGAACAGTTCCCGTTGAACCTGTTTGCCCTGTTTTGGGCCAGCCTGCTGATTGGCTGGAGCTGGGCAGAGAGCTGCTGGCAGAGGCTCTCTCTGCTCACTGTGTGGATGAAGCAGGAATTGGGAGACAGTCAGTGTCCCTCCATAGAAACCTCCTTCCGACTGACCTCTCAGTTCAGCCTCAACATGAAACTCCTCATCCTCCTGGCGCTCAGCTCCTTCACCGACGCTGGAA CTTTTAATATTTCTTTGGCGAACAAAGCTGACAATGGCATTGTTGGAAGCGTCCGTTCAATGTCAGCGATTGTGAACCTGCCACAATGTAGGTTCTCGAATCAGGAAGTGATGGTCAATGTTACAAACAATACAGGAGGCCCAG GACCGGAACAGAAAAGTTTTGATAATCCAATCTGTCGATTCAAACGGGGGCTGATCAGTATCGTGTCTAATGCTAATGATGTTCGACAAACATTGAACTTGGGTTACAAATTGACAAATCTCCAACCGAACACAGAATACGA TGTGGTTTATCGGATCGGCAGCGAGGAAAGTAACCCCCTCCGCATCATGACCTCCTCAC CGATGGATTTCAATAACATCGATGTAGGTTTCTCGGGCCGGAGTGGGGCGATGGTCGTGATTACTGTGCTGCTGTCTATTGCCATGGTTGTGCTCATCATCATCCTGATTGTTTCTGTATTCGTCAGAACTTAA